The Pricia mediterranea genome includes a window with the following:
- a CDS encoding non-ribosomal peptide synthetase translates to MKKETENTSVLSQWKKRENKAPVRTPVPKVPKDAPVPLTSGQQRLWFLQRLLPDNPVYNYAEGLIFKGALNQTAFAESLQQVFKKHRILSAYYPYENGSPVQSVNEKSEIELKRFDLSALPQDERDKQKSDILMADAGQAFHLDEFPLVRCTLIKLDNEEYFFLLTMHHIIFDKWSMDIFLKELAMYYMAFGTDREFDDRKKDALQFADYAYWQRNRGLDASQIDYWRTKLSGKIPLLALPTDFPQPANPSYKGTSYRTKFSPALSKRVLDLSKEMETTPYVFLLSVFYVLLHRYSGQKDILVGSPISLRNDRVLENLIGFFDETVVLRSDIAPEKRFTDFVAQVKKTVLEAFSNKDVPFEALVKALRPERSLGVNPFFRVMFIYHSARIAPSFGGDLEMSHSFFNPGVSKFDLTLYVANEDGRLSSGFEYASDLFHESTIIQFQKHLTLLLEVLTEDPLQRIADIDMLTEWERAVFLKEPDAIRNAFPSDSAIHHIIEDVAKTEPDKTALTFDGESISYASLNQKAELVALALLAKTNKSNESIALCTERSIEMIIGMLGILKAGCAYLPIDPNYPSERLDFVLKDAGVNIILTQHALASLFKESDKDLIFLGSIEKPVGPILTKLPRVSSDALAYIIYTSGSSGQPKGVSVSHASLINSTEGRLDFYPQNPDVFLLLSSISFDSSKAGIFWTLCTAGNLVITENRIEQDILKITKLIREHAVTHTLMLPSLYKMVLEHAETDTLESLQTIIVAGEACGPAVVDLHFDILPRTSLYNEYGPTEACVWCMAHQIEREDVTRGVPIGKPVAKAEIYLLNESLNLVPYGAVGEIFIGGPGVSEGYIDRPELTEAAFVQHRFNTNKIHRLYRTGDLARYRKDGAVEFLGRLDMQVKIRGHRIQLEEVERVLLNDPSIKNAVVLVQESDLPTAWQVIAFIVPAGSFDADRVKRGLKSRIPDYMVPSRLITINGLPLLPNGKVDVRALRELGKSKGGARPDEVTAATNAVEEKLVGIWEEVLHVSPIGIHDNFFRIGGDSILSIQAIAKARAAEIDLSPNQFFEYQTIAELAHFLMSESDDPDTEEITEGFKHVVPIRATGSKPPLFCLHSGGSHFFFYNLLAENLSSDRPVYAVQASRHEGKPILHRSVAEMAVDFIAEIKKVQAHGPYHLLAYCFNTAIGIEILRKLEAESESVNLIIADTMADYLSMFSASRTKIRILAFLRRFKKNPLRTVGRLLKSKVIKPLTRKIRYIASSGSQKTIQRLHDNHLKIYADYTWKKAESGIQLLLSEKKDVEFNTKLIASWEKLSNTKVKVVPVEGHHGSLFLTPTVKSTAQSLKSCMEDFENLSDTS, encoded by the coding sequence TTGAAAAAAGAAACTGAAAACACTTCTGTTTTAAGTCAATGGAAAAAAAGGGAAAACAAGGCACCGGTTCGGACGCCCGTTCCCAAGGTACCCAAAGACGCTCCCGTTCCACTAACGAGCGGACAGCAAAGGCTATGGTTTTTGCAGCGCCTGCTTCCGGACAACCCGGTGTACAACTATGCGGAAGGTCTTATTTTCAAAGGTGCATTGAACCAAACCGCGTTCGCCGAGAGCCTGCAACAGGTCTTTAAGAAGCACCGAATCCTAAGCGCTTATTACCCCTATGAAAACGGCAGTCCCGTTCAGTCCGTTAACGAAAAATCAGAGATTGAACTGAAACGGTTCGATTTGAGCGCTCTTCCCCAGGATGAACGGGATAAACAAAAATCGGATATTCTAATGGCCGATGCAGGTCAAGCTTTCCATTTGGACGAATTTCCCCTCGTACGTTGCACTTTGATAAAATTGGATAACGAGGAATACTTTTTTTTGCTGACCATGCACCATATCATATTCGATAAATGGTCCATGGATATCTTCTTGAAGGAATTGGCGATGTATTACATGGCCTTCGGTACCGATAGGGAATTTGATGATAGGAAAAAAGATGCCCTTCAGTTTGCCGATTACGCCTATTGGCAAAGGAATAGGGGATTGGATGCCTCCCAGATAGATTACTGGCGAACCAAATTGTCGGGGAAGATTCCTCTGCTGGCCCTACCGACCGATTTCCCCCAGCCCGCAAATCCCTCGTATAAGGGCACCTCTTATCGGACCAAATTTTCTCCGGCGCTTTCCAAACGGGTATTGGATTTGTCGAAAGAGATGGAAACCACGCCTTATGTGTTCTTGCTTTCGGTCTTCTACGTTTTGCTTCATAGGTACAGCGGTCAAAAGGATATCCTGGTCGGATCTCCTATTTCTCTCAGGAACGATAGGGTCTTGGAAAATCTTATCGGTTTTTTCGATGAGACAGTCGTATTAAGGTCCGACATAGCTCCTGAAAAAAGATTCACCGATTTCGTAGCGCAGGTGAAAAAGACAGTGCTAGAGGCTTTCTCAAACAAGGATGTACCCTTCGAGGCCTTGGTCAAAGCTCTTCGGCCCGAGCGTTCCTTAGGCGTAAATCCGTTTTTTCGGGTGATGTTCATTTATCACAGTGCCAGAATTGCCCCCTCGTTCGGTGGCGATCTCGAGATGTCCCATTCGTTTTTCAACCCGGGAGTGTCCAAATTCGACCTTACCCTATATGTAGCCAATGAAGACGGAAGGCTTTCATCGGGGTTCGAATACGCTAGTGATTTATTCCATGAATCCACGATCATCCAGTTTCAAAAACACCTTACCTTGTTGCTGGAGGTACTGACAGAAGATCCCCTGCAAAGAATAGCGGATATCGACATGCTTACAGAATGGGAGAGGGCGGTCTTTCTCAAAGAACCGGATGCGATCCGTAATGCTTTCCCCTCCGATTCCGCTATACACCATATTATTGAAGACGTTGCCAAAACCGAACCCGATAAGACGGCCCTAACATTCGATGGGGAATCGATATCCTACGCAAGCTTGAACCAAAAAGCTGAACTGGTTGCTCTAGCCTTGCTCGCTAAGACCAATAAAAGTAACGAGAGTATAGCGTTGTGTACCGAAAGATCGATTGAAATGATCATAGGCATGTTGGGTATCTTAAAAGCGGGCTGCGCGTATCTGCCCATCGATCCCAACTATCCTTCCGAGCGGCTCGATTTTGTTTTAAAGGATGCGGGGGTTAATATTATCCTGACCCAGCACGCCCTGGCCTCTCTTTTCAAGGAATCGGACAAAGACCTGATTTTTCTTGGTTCCATTGAAAAACCGGTCGGACCAATATTGACGAAATTACCCCGGGTATCCTCCGATGCCCTTGCCTATATAATCTATACTTCCGGTAGTTCCGGGCAGCCTAAAGGGGTTTCGGTTTCACATGCAAGCCTTATTAATTCTACGGAAGGCAGGTTAGATTTTTATCCTCAAAATCCAGATGTCTTTCTGCTGTTGTCCTCCATTTCTTTCGACAGCTCTAAAGCAGGAATTTTCTGGACCCTCTGTACCGCTGGCAATCTAGTCATTACCGAGAACCGTATCGAGCAGGATATTTTAAAAATCACAAAATTGATCCGAGAACATGCTGTAACCCATACGTTGATGCTGCCCAGTTTATATAAAATGGTCCTGGAACATGCGGAGACCGATACATTAGAAAGTCTGCAAACGATCATAGTAGCGGGGGAGGCCTGTGGCCCCGCTGTGGTGGACCTTCATTTCGATATACTCCCCCGTACCTCACTGTACAACGAATACGGCCCGACCGAAGCCTGCGTTTGGTGTATGGCGCACCAGATCGAGAGAGAGGATGTAACAAGGGGCGTTCCTATTGGAAAACCGGTTGCCAAAGCGGAAATTTACCTTTTGAACGAAAGCTTGAACTTAGTGCCCTACGGAGCGGTTGGGGAAATCTTTATTGGGGGTCCGGGGGTTTCGGAAGGGTATATCGACAGACCGGAACTTACGGAGGCCGCGTTTGTTCAACATCGATTTAATACCAATAAGATTCATCGATTATACCGTACGGGCGACCTGGCCCGCTATCGAAAAGACGGGGCTGTGGAATTTCTGGGAAGGCTCGATATGCAGGTGAAGATTCGGGGGCATCGTATTCAATTAGAGGAAGTTGAACGGGTTTTGTTGAACGACCCTTCCATTAAAAATGCGGTAGTTCTCGTACAAGAATCAGATCTGCCAACTGCCTGGCAAGTGATAGCCTTTATTGTACCGGCCGGTAGCTTTGATGCGGATAGGGTAAAACGTGGCCTGAAATCGAGGATCCCGGATTATATGGTGCCGTCCCGATTAATTACCATTAACGGGCTCCCGCTCTTGCCGAACGGAAAAGTTGATGTCAGGGCGTTGCGCGAATTGGGAAAATCGAAAGGAGGGGCAAGGCCCGATGAGGTCACAGCTGCTACGAATGCAGTGGAAGAAAAACTGGTGGGAATTTGGGAGGAAGTCCTACATGTGTCCCCCATCGGAATCCATGATAATTTTTTTAGGATCGGCGGGGATTCTATATTGAGCATTCAAGCAATCGCAAAAGCTCGGGCAGCTGAAATAGATTTGTCGCCCAACCAATTTTTCGAATATCAGACCATAGCCGAGCTGGCGCATTTCTTGATGTCCGAAAGCGACGACCCTGATACCGAAGAAATAACCGAGGGATTTAAACATGTGGTACCCATCAGGGCCACCGGCTCGAAACCCCCTCTTTTTTGTCTTCATTCGGGCGGGAGTCATTTCTTTTTTTACAACCTCTTGGCCGAAAACCTTTCTTCCGACAGACCGGTGTACGCCGTACAGGCATCGCGCCACGAGGGTAAACCCATCCTACATCGCAGTGTCGCCGAAATGGCAGTGGATTTTATTGCGGAAATCAAGAAGGTACAAGCCCACGGGCCCTATCATCTTCTTGCGTACTGCTTCAACACCGCGATTGGAATTGAGATCCTTAGAAAACTTGAAGCCGAGTCCGAATCCGTCAACCTTATCATTGCCGATACCATGGCTGACTATCTAAGTATGTTTTCGGCCTCTAGGACCAAAATCAGGATCTTGGCATTCCTGCGAAGGTTCAAGAAGAATCCGTTACGAACGGTCGGGAGATTGTTAAAGAGTAAGGTAATTAAGCCGCTGACCCGTAAAATTAGGTACATAGCCAGTAGCGGTAGCCAAAAGACAATCCAGCGATTACACGATAATCACCTAAAAATATACGCCGATTACACCTGGAAGAAGGCAGAAAGCGGCATACAATTACTATTGAGCGAAAAAAAGGATGTCGAATTCAACACCAAACTAATCGCCTCTTGGGAGAAACTTAGCAACACGAAGGTCAAGGTAGTGCCTGTGGAAGGACATCATGGAAGTCTCTTTCTGACACCTACGGTAAAAAGTACGGCCCAAAGTCTAAAATCGTGCATGGAAGACTTCGAGAACCTGAGTGATACTTCGTAA
- a CDS encoding HupE/UreJ family protein has protein sequence MKKITGQLIFILLFLIPITVFAHRPDRSLIYLRVYETAGIEGRFEIMATDLDRYLGLELGKHPSAGEVAVYRDRIQEYLLEHSGFTSVYGKHKIIFTGEISTLYIDFGSFVAIHFELDNTEKIPDRLEVTYSVFFDQNPLHSNGLGMEYNWKAGLINNEKIIALEFSPKQSTKTLDLTDTSVWKGFVAMVEQGAWHIWIGLDHILFLVALILPSVVRRRKITSASDKLKAITSVSPGWKWVAVQKFKPAFWYIIKIVTFFTIAHSITLSLASLNIVNLPSRWVESIIAFSIGLAAYHNIKPIFISREWVIAFVFGLFHGFGFATVLSELGFKGENLSLSLLGFNIGVELGQIVIIMLIFPVLYLIRKSKRYPKFMVWLSILLIIISLYWFIERVFDIDMPLDEYINGKLLFPIARFLGLV, from the coding sequence ATGAAAAAAATTACGGGTCAACTCATTTTTATCCTTTTGTTCCTTATTCCGATTACCGTATTCGCACATCGACCAGATCGAAGTCTCATTTATCTCAGGGTCTATGAAACCGCTGGAATCGAGGGGCGTTTCGAGATTATGGCCACGGATCTGGACAGGTATCTTGGCCTTGAGCTCGGGAAACATCCCTCAGCGGGGGAGGTCGCGGTATATCGGGATAGGATACAGGAATACCTCCTTGAGCATAGTGGGTTTACCTCCGTCTATGGAAAGCATAAAATAATATTTACCGGAGAGATCAGTACTTTATACATCGATTTCGGGTCGTTCGTCGCCATTCACTTTGAGCTCGACAATACCGAAAAAATACCCGACCGGTTGGAGGTCACCTATTCCGTATTCTTCGATCAAAATCCACTGCATTCGAACGGGTTGGGCATGGAATATAACTGGAAGGCAGGACTCATCAATAACGAAAAAATTATAGCCCTTGAGTTCTCCCCAAAACAAAGCACAAAGACGTTGGATCTAACCGATACCTCGGTTTGGAAGGGATTTGTGGCCATGGTCGAGCAGGGAGCCTGGCACATTTGGATCGGGCTGGACCATATTTTATTTTTGGTTGCCCTGATTCTTCCTTCGGTAGTCCGGCGGAGAAAAATAACCTCGGCATCCGATAAGCTTAAGGCCATAACATCGGTTTCTCCTGGTTGGAAGTGGGTGGCGGTACAGAAATTTAAGCCCGCATTTTGGTATATCATAAAAATCGTAACCTTTTTTACCATCGCCCATTCCATAACCTTGAGCCTAGCCTCTTTGAACATCGTGAACTTACCCTCAAGATGGGTGGAATCGATCATTGCCTTTTCCATCGGTCTTGCCGCCTACCATAACATCAAACCCATTTTCATATCTAGGGAATGGGTGATAGCGTTTGTTTTCGGTCTGTTCCACGGATTTGGTTTTGCCACCGTACTTTCGGAACTGGGATTTAAGGGTGAAAATCTTTCCTTATCTTTATTAGGTTTTAATATCGGGGTAGAACTGGGACAGATAGTCATCATCATGTTGATATTTCCGGTACTGTATCTCATTCGAAAATCGAAACGCTATCCGAAATTCATGGTATGGCTTTCGATACTACTTATCATAATCTCATTGTACTGGTTCATTGAGCGCGTCTTCGATATCGACATGCCATTGGACGAGTACATTAACGGAAAACTACTATTCCCTATCGCCCGATTCTTAGGGTTGGTGTAA
- a CDS encoding amino acid adenylation domain-containing protein — protein MIYNLAQMIERTADLFPEKEAFTCAGNAITYGDLNLKANQLAFCLRENGLQKGDRVGIYMNRCLDTAVAVYGVLKSGGAFVAIDPFLPLERTLIIMNDCDIAQLVTTPSQSKKIRGISKEVHPLTSILGVSDELEVKTVSWEAIFSKSATDFASRRILEEDLASILYTSGSTGTPKGIMHSHHNILTLARLEAELHGSDDRDRIGNFAPLHFDQSLFGYFSGPLVGATTVIFPDAYVKLPASLSALVAKEKITIWFSVPLILVQVLLHGAIENHDFSALRWIRFGGEIFPVKYLRALMQQWPHAKYINSYGPSELFRCTYYIIEEPPKTDDPIPLGTVWGNTEYKILDENDEEVEKGESGELVVRTATLMMGYWNDRMRTENSLFKVETVPGHDHIYYRTGDTVLENNKDELMFLGRNDRQIKLRGYRIELDEIETVLLKNNVVKETVVVTILNDEAEETGITAVVRLENATVGRPEDLMRFCKARLPPYSVPQKIVILNEFPRTGTGKTDRNQIITLLKASF, from the coding sequence ATGATCTATAATCTAGCTCAAATGATCGAGCGAACGGCCGATCTTTTTCCGGAAAAGGAGGCTTTTACCTGTGCGGGTAATGCCATCACCTACGGAGACCTAAATCTAAAAGCGAACCAATTGGCTTTTTGTCTCAGGGAAAACGGACTGCAAAAGGGCGATCGCGTAGGCATCTATATGAACCGTTGTCTAGATACGGCCGTAGCCGTTTATGGAGTACTTAAATCGGGCGGGGCGTTTGTTGCCATTGACCCTTTTTTACCGCTGGAAAGAACCCTTATCATAATGAACGATTGCGACATCGCGCAACTGGTTACCACACCCTCGCAATCGAAAAAAATTCGGGGAATATCAAAAGAGGTGCATCCCCTTACCTCCATATTGGGGGTTTCGGACGAACTTGAGGTAAAGACGGTTTCATGGGAAGCTATATTTTCAAAGTCCGCTACGGATTTCGCCTCCCGGCGGATCTTGGAAGAGGACCTGGCATCGATTCTCTACACTTCAGGCTCTACCGGAACGCCGAAAGGAATCATGCATTCGCACCACAATATTTTGACCTTGGCTCGGTTGGAGGCCGAGCTTCATGGTTCGGATGACCGTGATCGAATCGGAAATTTTGCCCCATTGCACTTCGACCAATCGCTATTTGGTTATTTTTCAGGACCTTTAGTAGGAGCGACTACGGTTATTTTTCCAGATGCGTACGTGAAACTACCGGCAAGCCTTTCGGCACTGGTAGCAAAAGAAAAAATTACCATCTGGTTTTCTGTACCCTTGATACTGGTACAGGTTTTACTACATGGTGCAATAGAAAATCATGATTTTAGCGCTCTCCGTTGGATTAGGTTCGGGGGCGAAATATTTCCCGTAAAGTATTTGAGGGCGCTGATGCAGCAATGGCCGCATGCCAAGTACATCAATTCCTATGGACCCTCCGAACTTTTCAGGTGTACCTATTATATAATCGAAGAACCGCCCAAGACCGATGATCCCATCCCTTTGGGAACGGTCTGGGGCAATACGGAATATAAAATTTTGGACGAAAACGATGAGGAAGTAGAAAAGGGAGAGTCCGGTGAGCTTGTGGTCCGTACGGCCACACTTATGATGGGCTACTGGAACGATAGGATGCGAACCGAAAACTCACTCTTTAAGGTTGAAACCGTACCGGGCCATGATCACATCTATTATAGGACCGGGGATACCGTTCTAGAAAATAACAAGGACGAACTCATGTTTTTGGGTAGAAACGACCGACAGATAAAACTCCGGGGTTATCGCATAGAGCTCGATGAAATTGAAACCGTACTCCTGAAAAACAATGTCGTAAAAGAAACAGTGGTAGTGACGATTCTGAACGATGAGGCCGAAGAGACCGGAATCACGGCCGTGGTGCGACTTGAAAACGCCACCGTTGGACGCCCCGAAGATCTGATGCGCTTTTGCAAAGCCCGGCTCCCCCCCTATTCCGTACCGCAAAAAATCGTAATCCTAAACGAGTTTCCGAGAACTGGCACCGGAAAAACCGATCGTAACCAAATCATTACCCTACTTAAAGCCTCTTTTTGA
- a CDS encoding acyl carrier protein, translated as MNEKIISYIKTEISMSPLTDIEFDEDLLGNGIVDSLGMVKLTVFLEREFKIKIAPEDMTVENFNTIQSISHYLSEKLDQAKNK; from the coding sequence ATGAATGAAAAAATTATATCCTATATCAAAACCGAAATATCCATGAGTCCGCTGACCGATATCGAATTTGATGAAGATCTGTTAGGAAATGGTATTGTGGATTCCTTGGGTATGGTCAAACTCACTGTATTTCTTGAGCGGGAATTCAAAATAAAAATTGCCCCGGAAGATATGACAGTCGAAAATTTTAATACGATCCAAAGTATAAGCCACTATCTGTCGGAGAAACTGGATCAAGCAAAAAACAAATGA